In Cyclopterus lumpus isolate fCycLum1 chromosome 9, fCycLum1.pri, whole genome shotgun sequence, a single genomic region encodes these proteins:
- the LOC117736889 gene encoding zinc-binding protein A33-like, translating into MAQKIVLFERYLNCHVCSETFRDPVSLSCNHSFCSSCLELFWKQAGNTNCPICKRKSSKDNPYVNFVLKQLADSFAERYKTVSSETEEGEKKVEVVCSKHGEETQLFCEDEQKAVCPVCEFHLHQSHKVVPLEQAVSDLKDQLRSDLESLQDKRDEYEEVEETYQEVIQHSKEQLLSTERQIRAEFNKLHQFLKEEEEFRLAALREEEEQKRKTISREMEMIQEQISSLSDSISAVEEDLQKHNVSFLSSYKHTQTRARVQSSRSDPQLVSGALIDVAKHLGNLSFRVWEKMKDKVHFSPVILDPNTAAYSLYLSDDLTSVRRGVTKQKLPDNPKRSTKYSDVLGSEGFSSGKHSWDVEVGDHPAWLVGLVEESVDRKEEISASPEDGVWCLIHLSGEYTNGADQTLRVKKSLQRIRVQLDYDRGEVSFYNPEDMTHIHTYRDTFTEELFPWFAIGNAGDGKTAEIKICQPDISL; encoded by the coding sequence ATGGCTCAGAAAATAGTTCTTTTTGAAAGATACCTGAACTGTCACGTTTGTTCAGAGACGTTCAGAGATCCTGTGTCTCTGAGCTGCAACCACAGCTTCTGTTCAAGCTGCCTGGAACTATTCTGGAAACAAGCTGGAAACACAAACTGTCCCATTTGTAAAAGGAAATCCTCAAAAGATAATCCATATGTGAACTTTGTACTCAAGCAACTGGCTGACTCCTTTGCTGAGAGATATAAAACTGTATCCTCTGAgacagaagaaggagagaagaaggtggaggtggtgtgtAGTAAACATGGAGAAGAGACTCAACTGTTCTGTGAGGACGAGCAGAAAGCTGTGTGTCCTGTCTGTGAGTTTCATCTCCACCAGAGTCACAAGGTGGTTCCTCTAGAACAAGCAGTCAGTGACCTGAAGGACCAGCTGAGATCTGACTTGGAGTCTCTGCAGGACAAGAGGGACGAATATGAAGAAGTGGAGGAAACATACCAGGAAGTGATTCAACACTCCAAGGAGCAGCTGTTGTCCACAGAGAGGCAGATCAGAGCAGAGTTCAACAAGCTCCACCAGttcctgaaagaggaagaggagttcaGACTGGCAgctctgagggaggaagaggagcagaagaggaagaccatcagcagagagatggagatgattcAGGAGCagatctcctctctgtcagacagcatctctgctgttgaagaagacctgcagaaacacaacgtgTCCTTCCTCAGCAGTTATAAACACACTCAGACCAGAGCCAGAGTCCAGAGCTCACGGTCAGATCCACAGCTGGTCTCAGGAGCGCTGATAGATGTGGCCAAACACCTGGGCAACCTGTCCTTCAGAGTctgggagaagatgaaggacaaGGTCCACTTCAGTCCTGTCATTCTGGACCCAAACACTGCAGCCTACAGTCTCTATCTGTCTGATGATCTGACCAGTGTGAGACGTGGAGTCACAAAGCAGAAACTTCCTGACAATCCAAAGAGATCCACTAAGTATTCAGATGTTCTGGGATCTGAGGGCTTCAGCTCAGGGAAACACAGCTGGGATGTGGAGGTGGGAGACCATCCTGCCTGGTTGGTAGGTTTGGTTGAAGAGTCAGTTGACAGGAAGGAAGAGATATCTGCTTCTCCAGAAGATGGAGTCTGGTGTTTAATTCATCTCAGTGGAGAATACACTAATGGAGCTGATCAGACTCTCAGAGTGAAGAAGAGTCTCCAGAGGATCAGAGTCCAGCTGGACTATGACAGGGGGGAGGTGTCCTTCTACAACCCTGAAGACATGACTCACATCCACACTTACAGAGACACTTTCACTGAGGAACTCTTCCCGTGGTTCGCGATTGGAAATGCTGGTGATGGTAAAACTGCTGAAATCAAAATCTGTCAACCTGATATTTCTCTGTGA